In Streptomyces puniciscabiei, a single genomic region encodes these proteins:
- a CDS encoding ABC transporter ATP-binding protein — translation MIGVAPPAYDPAAPTTATTLPVGATATVRVYVTELFRRHRRAFLLLIGVNTVAVIASMVGPYLLGGLVERVSDRSRVLHLGLTAGLFVLALAVQAVFTRQVRLRGAMLGERMLADLREDFLIRSVGLPPGVLERAGTGDLLSRITTDIDRLANAMREAVPQLSIGVVWALLLLSGLVVTAPPLAAAVLLAVPVLVAGCRWYFRRAPSGYRSEAAGYAAVAAALAETVDAGHTIEAHRLGARRVALSERRIKEWTSWERYTLWLRSVLFPVINAVHIIVLGSVLMVGGAFVLSGWIGVGQLTTGALIAQMLVDPVNLILRWYDEVQVAQVSLARLVGVRDIEPDAGDGSLAPDGRDLRADRVHFGYREGVDVLRKVSLDVAPGTRLALVGPSGAGKSTLGRLLAGIYAPRDGRITLGGAELSRMPAERVRSHVALVNQEHHVFVGSLRDNLLLARTTATDTELWAALGAVDADGWARALDEGLDTEVGSGGLALTPAQAQQIALARLVLADPHTLVLDEATSLLDPRAARHLERSLARVLDGRTVVAIAHRLHTAHDADVIAVVEDGRISELGSHDALVAANGAYAALWRSWHG, via the coding sequence ATGATCGGCGTAGCGCCGCCGGCGTACGACCCGGCGGCCCCGACGACCGCCACCACCCTGCCCGTCGGCGCGACCGCGACCGTGCGCGTCTACGTCACCGAGCTGTTCCGTCGGCACCGCCGGGCGTTCCTGCTGCTCATCGGCGTCAACACGGTGGCCGTGATCGCCTCCATGGTGGGTCCCTACCTGCTCGGCGGCCTGGTCGAGCGGGTGTCCGACCGGTCTCGGGTCCTTCATCTGGGCCTGACCGCCGGGCTGTTCGTGCTCGCGCTGGCCGTACAGGCCGTGTTCACCCGGCAGGTGCGGCTGCGCGGCGCGATGCTCGGCGAGCGGATGCTGGCCGACCTGCGCGAGGACTTCCTCATCAGGTCGGTCGGCCTGCCGCCGGGCGTGCTGGAACGGGCAGGGACGGGCGATCTCCTCTCTCGCATCACCACCGACATCGACCGCCTGGCCAACGCGATGCGCGAGGCCGTGCCACAGCTGTCGATCGGTGTCGTGTGGGCCCTGCTGCTGCTCAGCGGGCTCGTCGTCACGGCTCCGCCGCTTGCGGCGGCCGTACTGCTCGCCGTGCCGGTGCTCGTGGCCGGGTGCCGGTGGTACTTCAGGCGGGCGCCCTCCGGCTACCGCTCCGAGGCCGCCGGGTACGCGGCCGTGGCCGCCGCGCTCGCCGAGACGGTGGACGCGGGTCACACCATCGAGGCGCACCGGCTCGGTGCCCGTCGCGTCGCCCTGTCGGAGCGGCGGATCAAGGAGTGGACCTCCTGGGAGCGGTACACGCTGTGGCTGCGGTCCGTGCTGTTCCCGGTCATCAACGCCGTGCACATCATCGTGCTCGGCTCGGTCCTCATGGTCGGCGGGGCCTTCGTCCTGAGCGGCTGGATCGGGGTCGGGCAGCTGACCACCGGTGCGCTCATCGCGCAGATGCTCGTCGACCCGGTGAACCTGATCCTGCGCTGGTACGACGAGGTGCAGGTCGCCCAGGTGTCGCTGGCCCGCCTGGTCGGTGTGCGGGACATCGAGCCGGACGCCGGGGACGGCTCGCTGGCACCGGACGGGCGGGACCTGCGGGCCGACCGGGTCCACTTCGGCTACCGCGAGGGTGTCGACGTGCTGCGCAAGGTGTCCCTCGACGTCGCCCCGGGCACCCGCCTGGCCCTGGTCGGCCCCTCGGGCGCGGGCAAGTCGACCCTGGGCAGGCTGCTCGCCGGGATCTACGCACCCCGCGACGGCCGGATCACCCTGGGCGGCGCCGAGCTGTCCCGGATGCCGGCGGAACGCGTCCGGTCGCACGTCGCCCTGGTCAACCAGGAGCACCACGTCTTCGTCGGCTCCCTGCGCGACAACCTCCTGCTGGCCCGCACCACCGCCACGGATACCGAGCTGTGGGCGGCGCTGGGCGCGGTCGACGCGGACGGCTGGGCACGGGCACTGGACGAGGGCCTGGACACCGAGGTCGGCTCCGGCGGTCTTGCGCTCACCCCGGCACAGGCCCAGCAGATCGCGCTGGCCCGGCTGGTGCTCGCCGATCCGCACACGCTGGTCCTGGACGAGGCGACCTCGCTGCTGGACCCGCGCGCGGCCCGGCACCTGGAACGCTCGCTGGCCCGGGTACTGGACGGCCGCACCGTGGTCGCCATCGCCCACCGTCTGCACACCGCCCATGACGCCGACGTGATCGCCGTCGTGGAGGACGGCCGCATCAGTGAGCTGGGCAGCCATGACGCCTTGGTCGCGGCGAACGGCGCCTACGCGGCGCTGTGGCGGTCCTGGCACGGCTGA